One Proteinivorax tanatarense DNA segment encodes these proteins:
- the opp4C gene encoding oligopeptide ABC transporter permease — MEKVTSKNLNKKPMNEPKGLSPWKIAKDRFFQNKLAVIGLVVLTILIFSAIFAPVLTPHDRDWQDRARINDGPDGVNWLGFDDVGRDIYTRLIYGGRVSLSVGIIATLIATTIGVTLGSIAGYFGGLADGIIMRLVDTIMCFPFFVIAVVLSATLGATVFNTILIIAAVRWTQIARVVRAEILSLKEREFVEAARALGLEKYEIIVRHLIPNVMAPIIVYSTLSIATAILLEAGLSFLGLGVSQPTPSWGNMLESAQSLIALDNRPWQWMPAGFMVFITVLSINFVGDGLRDALDPKLKQ; from the coding sequence GTGGAAAAAGTAACTAGTAAAAACTTAAATAAAAAGCCTATGAATGAACCAAAAGGTCTATCTCCTTGGAAGATTGCTAAGGATAGATTTTTTCAAAATAAGCTTGCGGTAATTGGTCTTGTTGTGTTGACTATTTTAATATTTTCTGCAATTTTTGCTCCTGTGTTGACGCCCCATGATAGGGATTGGCAGGATAGAGCAAGAATAAACGATGGTCCAGATGGTGTAAATTGGTTAGGTTTTGACGATGTTGGTAGAGACATATATACTCGCTTAATATACGGTGGTAGAGTGTCACTGAGTGTAGGTATTATAGCCACTCTAATAGCTACAACAATTGGAGTGACACTAGGATCCATAGCCGGTTATTTTGGAGGATTAGCTGATGGCATAATAATGAGGCTAGTTGATACAATAATGTGTTTCCCCTTTTTCGTTATTGCTGTAGTACTTTCGGCAACTCTTGGAGCCACAGTTTTCAATACCATACTTATAATAGCTGCCGTACGCTGGACTCAAATAGCCAGAGTGGTTAGGGCTGAAATACTGTCTTTAAAGGAAAGGGAATTTGTTGAGGCTGCAAGAGCTTTAGGGTTAGAAAAATATGAAATTATTGTAAGACACCTAATTCCTAACGTAATGGCTCCTATAATTGTGTACTCCACTTTAAGCATAGCTACAGCTATTTTACTGGAAGCGGGTCTCAGCTTCTTAGGATTAGGTGTTTCTCAACCCACTCCTAGTTGGGGGAATATGTTGGAGTCAGCTCAAAGCTTAATAGCTTTAGATAACCGTCCGTGGCAATGGATGCCAGCAGGATTCATGGTGTTTATTACAGTACTTTCAATTAACTTTGTAGGCGATGGATTAAGAGATGCACTAGATCCAAAGTTAAAGCAGTAG
- a CDS encoding AAA domain-containing protein encodes MEKLITVGTVHRFQCRERKITILSTVYGSQEKCHFIDANKSMLNVAVSRAKDSYLVFGDINCLSKMKKKPVDC; translated from the coding sequence TTGGAAAAACTTATTACCGTTGGTACAGTTCATAGGTTTCAGTGTAGAGAAAGAAAAATAACTATATTGTCCACAGTTTACGGATCCCAAGAAAAATGCCATTTTATAGATGCTAACAAAAGTATGCTAAATGTTGCAGTTTCAAGGGCTAAAGACAGTTATTTAGTCTTTGGAGATATAAACTGTCTAAGCAAAATGAAGAAAAAACCAGTGGATTGCTAA
- a CDS encoding type I restriction-modification system subunit M: protein MSEKVTQDQINSVLWQAADTFRGKIDSSTYKDYILTMLFVKYISDSYKESVEQYTERYNGDERRIERALSRERFVLEENTTFDYLYERRTSPEIGETINKALSGIEENNSRKLRGVFRNIDFNSESVLGKARERNAILRSLLEDFNRLNLRPSVLGDEDIIGDAYQYMIGEFASGAGKKGGEFYTPGMASELLARLVKPEENDRIYDPTCGSGSLLIKVANKVPNKKVAIYGQERNGATHSLALMNMYLHGIDDAKLQWGDTLANPLHLEDEKLMKFQAIVANPPFSLDKWAMGFAGEGANDKKFKMDASLDPHRRFEWGVPPSSKGDYAFVQHMLYSLAENGRMATILPHGVLFRGASEGKIRKQIIDMNLLDAVIGLPEKLFYGTGIPACIMVFKKNRQRKDVLFIDASGEGNYEKGKNQNRMREQDIAKIVETYENYEIKDKYSYVATLDEIKENDYNLNIPRYVDTFEEEEPVDMEQVKGNIKDIKKELSEVEEQMEKYLEELGL from the coding sequence ATGAGCGAAAAAGTAACCCAAGATCAAATTAACTCTGTCCTATGGCAAGCGGCAGACACATTTAGAGGAAAGATAGATTCCAGTACGTACAAAGATTATATCCTGACTATGCTGTTTGTGAAGTATATCAGCGATTCATATAAAGAAAGCGTAGAGCAATACACAGAAAGATACAATGGAGATGAAAGACGGATAGAGCGTGCCCTATCCAGGGAACGGTTTGTGCTAGAAGAAAACACAACCTTTGACTATCTCTATGAAAGAAGAACCAGCCCAGAAATTGGCGAAACCATCAACAAAGCCCTATCAGGCATAGAGGAAAACAACAGCAGAAAACTTAGAGGAGTATTTAGAAACATAGACTTTAACTCCGAATCGGTGTTAGGAAAAGCCAGAGAAAGAAATGCCATCTTACGTTCATTGCTAGAAGACTTCAATAGATTAAACCTAAGACCCTCGGTACTAGGTGATGAAGATATAATTGGAGATGCATATCAATACATGATTGGCGAGTTTGCTTCAGGTGCCGGTAAAAAAGGTGGAGAGTTTTACACCCCTGGAATGGCATCAGAGCTACTAGCTCGTCTAGTTAAGCCAGAGGAGAACGACCGTATCTACGACCCTACCTGTGGATCTGGCTCGTTACTTATTAAAGTGGCAAACAAGGTGCCAAATAAAAAGGTCGCCATCTACGGTCAAGAGCGAAATGGTGCAACCCATTCCCTAGCTCTTATGAATATGTACCTTCACGGCATTGACGATGCCAAGTTACAGTGGGGCGATACCCTAGCAAATCCTCTACACCTAGAAGATGAAAAGCTAATGAAGTTCCAAGCCATAGTAGCAAATCCGCCATTTTCACTGGACAAATGGGCTATGGGCTTTGCAGGAGAGGGTGCCAACGACAAGAAGTTTAAAATGGACGCCAGCTTAGACCCCCATCGCCGTTTTGAGTGGGGAGTACCACCATCGTCAAAAGGCGATTACGCTTTCGTTCAACACATGCTTTACTCGCTAGCAGAAAATGGCCGCATGGCAACAATCCTACCCCATGGAGTGCTGTTTAGAGGAGCTAGCGAAGGCAAAATCAGAAAGCAAATAATAGACATGAACCTACTAGATGCAGTTATTGGCCTACCGGAAAAACTTTTCTACGGCACAGGGATTCCAGCCTGCATCATGGTATTTAAAAAGAATCGTCAGCGAAAAGATGTGCTATTTATCGATGCATCAGGGGAAGGAAACTACGAAAAAGGTAAAAACCAAAACCGCATGAGAGAACAAGACATAGCAAAAATAGTTGAAACCTACGAAAACTACGAAATAAAAGACAAATACTCCTATGTAGCTACACTAGATGAAATAAAAGAAAACGACTACAACCTTAATATTCCTCGCTACGTAGATACCTTCGAAGAGGAAGAACCGGTGGACATGGAACAGGTGAAAGGAAATATTAAAGACATAAAAAAAGAACTTAGCGAAGTGGAAGAGCAGATGGAAAAATATTTGGAAGAACTAGGATTGTAG
- a CDS encoding peptide-binding protein: MCKKVGILFLATVVTLSLGLGGCSEPAENGEAARENNVLTRGIWTSPPGILHPGLYTDAYDAMAIDLIYNGMLSYDPFAEEYVPDLAEEFDISDDELTMTFTLREDLYWHDGEPVTTEDVQFTFEFIADPDYTGVRYSNVQIIEGMPDYKEGEADEITGINVIDDRNIEITLSETYAPALSDVGARQIIPKHIWGDVDIATAEEQNDILQNPVGTGPFKMDEFARDQHIRLVKFEDYHKGEPKLDGITLNVTNQETAQAQLAAGELDFMDVSEMSEDTVAFFEENGKEIDTVMSDGYQHMAINTREEAFADKRVRQGIAYALDRQSFVDDVLDGYGQVSNVPLPSFSEYMPPADSINQYERDLDKAIELFEEAGWEYNEDEETMYIDGEPAQFTLIYPSGNVPRERSATVWQQDLAEVGIEIELEMMDFDTMFSNHLDVHDFDMALTGWSLTPDPDARGIWHSEQDFEGGFNFPGFVNDRNDELLEEGTRHMLPEDRVPIYEEWGQLMNEHLPSIFLYSMEEGRAYTPDFKGHNFHSFTDYHDVHKWYLEE; encoded by the coding sequence ATGTGTAAAAAGGTAGGTATTCTTTTTTTAGCTACGGTTGTTACTTTATCACTGGGGCTAGGAGGATGCTCAGAACCTGCAGAAAATGGTGAGGCAGCAAGGGAAAACAACGTTTTGACAAGAGGTATATGGACTTCCCCACCAGGAATACTGCATCCAGGTCTTTACACAGATGCATATGATGCAATGGCTATAGACCTAATTTACAATGGAATGTTAAGTTATGATCCATTTGCAGAAGAGTATGTTCCAGATTTGGCGGAAGAATTTGATATTTCGGACGATGAACTTACAATGACTTTTACTTTAAGAGAGGATCTATATTGGCATGATGGAGAACCAGTAACAACAGAAGATGTTCAATTTACATTTGAGTTCATTGCTGATCCGGACTATACAGGGGTAAGATACTCAAATGTTCAGATAATAGAGGGGATGCCAGATTATAAAGAAGGAGAAGCAGATGAAATTACAGGGATTAATGTAATTGATGACAGAAATATTGAAATAACTCTAAGTGAAACCTACGCTCCCGCGTTAAGTGATGTAGGTGCAAGACAGATCATTCCTAAGCATATATGGGGAGATGTTGATATTGCTACAGCGGAAGAGCAAAACGATATACTTCAAAATCCAGTAGGAACAGGACCATTTAAGATGGATGAGTTTGCGAGGGATCAACATATAAGATTGGTTAAATTTGAAGACTATCATAAGGGTGAGCCCAAATTAGATGGAATTACTCTAAATGTTACAAACCAAGAGACTGCCCAAGCACAACTAGCTGCTGGCGAACTTGATTTTATGGATGTTTCAGAAATGTCAGAGGATACAGTAGCTTTTTTCGAAGAAAATGGAAAGGAAATAGACACAGTCATGAGTGATGGTTATCAACATATGGCTATAAACACTAGAGAAGAAGCATTTGCTGATAAAAGAGTCCGTCAGGGAATAGCGTATGCTCTAGATCGTCAAAGCTTTGTAGATGATGTTTTGGACGGTTACGGACAGGTTTCTAACGTACCCTTACCTTCTTTTAGTGAGTATATGCCTCCAGCGGACAGCATAAATCAGTATGAGCGTGACCTTGATAAAGCTATAGAATTATTCGAAGAAGCTGGATGGGAATATAATGAAGATGAGGAAACTATGTATATAGATGGTGAACCAGCCCAATTTACACTTATTTATCCATCTGGGAATGTTCCAAGAGAAAGATCGGCTACTGTATGGCAGCAAGATTTAGCAGAAGTAGGAATTGAAATAGAGTTAGAAATGATGGATTTTGATACGATGTTCTCTAACCACCTAGACGTGCACGACTTTGATATGGCTTTAACTGGTTGGTCACTTACTCCTGATCCAGATGCTAGAGGTATATGGCACTCAGAGCAAGACTTTGAAGGAGGATTTAACTTTCCAGGTTTTGTAAATGACAGAAATGATGAATTGCTAGAGGAAGGCACACGCCATATGTTGCCAGAAGACAGGGTGCCGATTTACGAAGAATGGGGACAATTAATGAACGAACACTTGCCTTCAATTTTCCTATATAGCATGGAAGAGGGAAGAGCATATACACCTGACTTTAAGGGACATAACTTCCACTCCTTTACGGATTATCACGATGTTCACAAGTGGTATTTAGAAGAATAA
- a CDS encoding ABC transporter ATP-binding protein — MAENLLEIKDLKKYFPIKEGVLSRTVGYVKAVDGISFNIKKGEIVGLVGESGCGKSTAGRTILNLLEPTAGVVKFEGETIFDVENKVKVKKAKMQKLRRDMQIIFQDPYASLDPRMNVGMIVSEGIRKHKLVKSKREAMEKAQDLLELCGLEGSNIQKYPHEFSGGQRQRIGIARALALEPKFIVADEPIAALDVSIQAQVLRLMQDLKERFGLTYLFVSHDLSVVQYFCTKVMVMYLGSFVETGPTKKIFKDPLHPYTKSLLSAVPKSDPRSKRKRIVLKGDVPSPANPPTGCKFHTRCEYAENICKEEQPILREMESDHFVSCHLVEKINKI; from the coding sequence ATGGCAGAAAATTTATTAGAAATAAAAGATCTAAAAAAATACTTTCCAATTAAAGAGGGAGTGCTATCAAGGACAGTTGGTTATGTTAAAGCGGTGGATGGTATATCTTTTAACATTAAAAAAGGAGAGATAGTTGGATTAGTCGGAGAATCGGGGTGTGGTAAATCAACAGCTGGTCGTACAATACTCAACTTACTTGAGCCAACTGCTGGCGTTGTAAAGTTTGAGGGAGAAACTATTTTTGACGTTGAAAATAAGGTTAAAGTTAAAAAAGCTAAAATGCAGAAACTTAGACGAGATATGCAAATTATTTTTCAGGATCCATATGCTTCGTTAGATCCTAGGATGAATGTGGGAATGATAGTATCTGAAGGGATTAGAAAACATAAACTAGTGAAATCTAAAAGAGAAGCTATGGAAAAAGCTCAAGACCTGTTAGAATTGTGTGGACTTGAGGGAAGTAACATTCAAAAATATCCCCATGAGTTTAGTGGTGGGCAACGACAAAGAATAGGTATAGCTAGAGCTTTGGCTTTGGAACCGAAATTTATTGTTGCTGATGAACCTATAGCAGCGCTAGACGTTTCCATTCAAGCTCAGGTTTTAAGATTAATGCAAGATTTAAAGGAAAGGTTTGGGCTAACTTATTTATTTGTTTCCCATGATTTGAGTGTTGTACAATATTTTTGTACAAAAGTAATGGTGATGTACCTAGGTAGTTTTGTTGAAACAGGTCCAACAAAGAAAATATTTAAAGACCCCTTACATCCGTACACAAAATCTTTGTTGTCAGCAGTACCAAAATCAGATCCGAGAAGTAAAAGAAAAAGAATAGTGCTAAAAGGAGACGTTCCTAGTCCAGCTAATCCACCAACTGGTTGTAAGTTTCACACCAGATGTGAATATGCTGAAAACATCTGTAAAGAAGAACAACCTATACTTAGAGAAATGGAATCGGATCATTTTGTTAGTTGCCATCTTGTAGAAAAGATAAATAAAATTTAA
- a CDS encoding ABC transporter ATP-binding protein produces the protein MIELQEVTKKFGKKKALDDITTKINKGKITGLLGPNGSGKSTMLKLITDLNKPTSGNILIDGEQINVKSKNRISYLPEIDHFYSWMKISDAKNFVKTFYSDWQEERYKDLLEFLELEESMKIDKISKGMRAKTKLLLSFSRKADIVLLDEPLSGIDIFTREKIIETIIKDYRAGEQSIIITTHEIKEVENVMDEALFLKNGKIVLQGEIETLKEEKNLSLVDLMREVYSNEK, from the coding sequence ATGATTGAATTACAAGAAGTAACAAAAAAGTTTGGTAAAAAGAAGGCACTAGATGATATAACAACAAAAATCAATAAAGGAAAAATAACCGGGTTGCTAGGCCCTAACGGATCAGGTAAATCCACTATGCTAAAACTTATAACCGACCTAAACAAGCCCACCTCTGGCAATATTTTAATAGATGGAGAGCAAATAAATGTAAAATCCAAAAACAGAATATCTTATTTGCCAGAAATAGACCATTTTTATTCTTGGATGAAAATATCTGATGCTAAAAATTTTGTGAAAACCTTTTATAGCGATTGGCAAGAAGAAAGATACAAAGATCTTTTGGAGTTTTTAGAGCTGGAAGAATCCATGAAAATTGACAAAATATCCAAAGGGATGAGGGCTAAGACTAAACTGCTATTATCTTTCTCAAGAAAGGCAGATATAGTTTTGTTGGATGAACCTTTGTCAGGAATAGACATTTTTACTCGCGAAAAAATCATAGAGACTATAATAAAAGACTACAGAGCTGGAGAACAGTCCATAATTATAACCACCCATGAAATAAAGGAAGTAGAAAATGTAATGGATGAAGCTCTCTTCTTAAAAAATGGGAAAATCGTACTTCAAGGAGAAATAGAAACTTTAAAAGAAGAAAAAAATCTATCGTTGGTGGACCTAATGAGGGAGGTTTACAGTAATGAAAAATAG
- a CDS encoding NUDIX hydrolase — protein sequence MNIEIIFYGDKPVQDNQLKFAVIMAKYKGKWILSKHKERTTWEIPGGRREREESIDNTAKRELKEETGAQKFNIKPVSVYSVKREEESFGKLYYAEVQKLGKLPDLEIGEIKLFDQLPSNLTYPQIQPQLFKKVANN from the coding sequence ATGAATATAGAAATAATATTCTATGGCGATAAACCAGTTCAAGACAACCAACTAAAATTTGCAGTAATAATGGCTAAATACAAAGGAAAATGGATTCTATCAAAACATAAAGAAAGAACCACATGGGAAATACCAGGAGGGCGTAGAGAAAGGGAAGAATCCATTGACAACACCGCTAAAAGAGAACTAAAAGAAGAAACAGGAGCACAGAAATTTAACATAAAACCTGTATCCGTCTATTCTGTAAAAAGAGAAGAAGAATCCTTTGGCAAGTTATATTATGCCGAAGTGCAAAAGCTAGGCAAATTGCCTGATTTAGAGATAGGTGAAATCAAACTATTTGATCAGCTGCCCAGCAACCTAACCTACCCACAAATACAACCACAGTTATTCAAAAAAGTAGCAAACAATTAA
- a CDS encoding ABC transporter permease, whose translation MKKYLIRRLLILIPVLLGVSIIVFALVEAMPGNPYSDQIDPTVPQEEYQERLERMGYYDPLPVRYARWLGRSLTLDFGYSTNYGAPVTEVIAGRLPNTILLGGLALVFTIVVAVPLGVISATNQYSILDYAVTVFAFIGLSIPAFFFGLLMIKFLSFELGLFPISGTGLDADYTGIRMLLHRIHHLILPTIVLGLLSTASVMRYTRSSMLEVIQQDYIRTARAKGLNEKIVIYKHALKNAMIPVVTVVALMLPTLVSGAVLTETIFSWPGVGTLMIDAINNRDYPLLMGITMMLSTVIVFANLLADILYAVIDPRIKYD comes from the coding sequence TTGAAAAAATATCTTATAAGAAGATTACTAATTCTCATACCAGTGTTGTTGGGAGTTTCTATTATAGTTTTTGCTTTAGTGGAAGCGATGCCTGGTAACCCATACTCCGATCAAATAGATCCAACAGTTCCACAGGAAGAATATCAAGAAAGATTAGAGCGGATGGGTTATTATGACCCGTTACCAGTTAGATATGCAAGATGGTTAGGTCGTTCACTAACTTTAGATTTTGGATATTCAACAAATTATGGTGCTCCTGTTACAGAAGTGATTGCAGGCAGGCTTCCTAATACCATTCTTTTAGGTGGGCTAGCCTTAGTTTTTACAATAGTTGTGGCAGTGCCATTGGGAGTTATTTCAGCAACTAATCAGTATTCTATTCTAGATTATGCTGTAACTGTCTTTGCTTTTATAGGGTTATCAATTCCAGCTTTTTTCTTCGGGCTTTTAATGATTAAATTTTTATCATTTGAACTGGGTTTATTTCCAATTTCGGGAACGGGACTAGATGCTGACTATACCGGCATTAGAATGTTACTCCACAGAATTCACCACTTGATATTACCTACTATTGTTTTAGGGTTACTTAGTACTGCGTCTGTAATGAGATATACACGGTCAAGCATGCTTGAAGTTATTCAACAAGATTATATTCGTACAGCAAGGGCAAAAGGTCTTAATGAAAAGATTGTTATCTATAAACATGCTCTAAAAAATGCAATGATACCAGTTGTAACAGTGGTTGCGTTGATGCTACCCACCTTAGTCTCGGGAGCTGTACTGACTGAAACTATTTTTTCATGGCCGGGAGTTGGAACATTAATGATAGATGCCATCAATAATAGGGATTATCCTCTTCTTATGGGGATTACAATGATGCTATCAACTGTTATAGTATTTGCAAACTTATTAGCAGATATACTATACGCTGTAATAGACCCTAGAATAAAGTATGATTAA
- a CDS encoding ABC transporter ATP-binding protein — MSDTLLKIKGLKTSFQTSEGKVVAVNDVDLTIKKGKVLGVVGESGCGKSVTSLSIMRLLPPNGNLDKGLMDFGGKDLLQLSEGEMRKIRGNDISMIFQEPMTALNPVFTVGNQMKESLMLHKKMSDKESQKRAIELIDLVGIPRPEKVIKEYPHQLSGGMRQRVMIAMALSCDPKFLIADEPTTALDVTIQAQVLELMKKLQKEYGTSIMFITHDLGVIAEMADDVVVMYAGKVVEETDIISLFENAKHPYTTGLLKSRPDMVGEDEELQCITGMVPSLKNMPKGCSFNPRCDKSMDICKEKMPELIEVTPGHKARCWLYSEGGL, encoded by the coding sequence GTGTCAGATACATTGTTAAAAATTAAAGGATTAAAAACAAGCTTTCAAACATCGGAAGGTAAGGTCGTTGCTGTTAACGATGTTGACCTTACTATTAAAAAAGGAAAAGTGTTAGGAGTTGTTGGAGAATCTGGTTGTGGCAAGAGTGTAACTTCACTTTCCATAATGAGGTTGCTTCCACCAAATGGAAATTTAGATAAAGGTTTAATGGATTTTGGGGGCAAAGATTTGCTGCAATTAAGTGAGGGTGAGATGAGGAAAATAAGGGGCAACGACATTTCCATGATATTTCAAGAGCCTATGACTGCCTTAAACCCTGTTTTTACTGTAGGAAACCAAATGAAAGAAAGCCTTATGTTACACAAAAAAATGTCTGACAAAGAAAGCCAAAAAAGAGCAATTGAGCTTATTGACCTTGTAGGTATACCACGACCGGAAAAGGTGATTAAAGAATATCCTCATCAGTTAAGCGGAGGTATGCGTCAAAGAGTTATGATAGCAATGGCTCTCAGTTGTGATCCTAAGTTTTTAATTGCAGATGAACCAACCACAGCTCTAGATGTTACTATCCAGGCTCAAGTATTAGAGCTTATGAAAAAGCTTCAGAAAGAATATGGAACATCGATCATGTTTATAACTCATGATTTAGGAGTTATAGCAGAAATGGCTGATGATGTGGTTGTGATGTACGCTGGGAAAGTAGTGGAAGAAACCGATATAATTAGTTTATTTGAAAACGCAAAACACCCATATACCACAGGGTTATTAAAATCTAGACCTGATATGGTTGGCGAAGATGAAGAATTACAATGTATAACTGGAATGGTCCCTAGTCTTAAGAATATGCCCAAAGGTTGCTCCTTTAATCCTAGATGTGATAAAAGTATGGATATTTGTAAAGAAAAAATGCCGGAATTAATAGAAGTGACTCCAGGCCATAAAGCAAGATGCTGGCTCTATAGCGAAGGGGGACTATAA
- a CDS encoding GntR family transcriptional regulator: protein MNFDNSKPIYLQIIDYIKIQIIKGELKTGDKILSQRELAQKLKVNPNTVQRAYREMESNNLTETLRGQGTFIVHNEHLVEQLKEEMAEKILNRFFKEVKSLGYKDEEILDLVKQNQSKNGRIF, encoded by the coding sequence TTGAACTTCGATAATTCCAAGCCAATTTACTTACAGATTATAGACTATATAAAAATACAGATTATAAAAGGGGAGCTAAAAACAGGCGATAAAATCTTATCGCAGCGAGAATTAGCTCAAAAACTAAAAGTAAATCCCAACACTGTGCAGCGAGCTTATAGAGAGATGGAAAGTAATAATCTTACAGAGACGCTTAGGGGGCAGGGAACGTTTATAGTTCATAATGAACACCTAGTAGAACAGCTTAAAGAAGAGATGGCTGAAAAAATATTAAACAGATTTTTTAAGGAGGTAAAATCTTTAGGATATAAAGATGAAGAAATTTTAGATTTGGTTAAACAAAATCAAAGCAAAAATGGGAGGATATTTTAA
- a CDS encoding DUF2087 domain-containing protein, with amino-acid sequence MNEIFETTQAQQEKIIKNYFEENEKLKLKQMPAKQKRKAVILKRIAEEFNPDSKYTEKEVNDLIENIYPDYVTIRRYLIEFGFMERTKDGSKYWIKR; translated from the coding sequence ATGAATGAAATATTTGAAACAACCCAAGCTCAACAAGAAAAAATTATAAAAAACTACTTTGAAGAAAATGAAAAGTTAAAACTAAAACAAATGCCAGCAAAGCAAAAACGAAAAGCAGTAATCCTAAAGCGAATAGCAGAAGAATTCAACCCTGACTCAAAATACACAGAAAAAGAAGTCAACGATCTAATAGAGAACATATATCCAGACTATGTAACCATAAGAAGATATTTAATAGAATTTGGATTTATGGAAAGAACAAAAGACGGAAGCAAATATTGGATAAAACGCTAG